Genomic DNA from Nitrosospira lacus:
GACCATATCGCGCTTGGGCACAAGGCATTGGCCCGCGCTCCGGCAGCGGCCCTGATCCATGCAACATGGACATCGTTGATGGCTCAGCTTACTGCCGGAGCGAATGCGAGCCGCCGCGCGCTGCTGCTGACAGACGACTTCTCGCAGTCGTATGGCGCACTGGTGGACAACCCCGGCCACGAGGAGTTCTATAAGGATTTTTTCAATGGGGGCGCCAATAGCCTGGCGCGTGCACAGAATTTCCGTGACAGAAACCCGGCAATAGCCATGCTCGCGCGCAGCGCGGATGTATCCACAATGATTGGCCGCAGCTTCACCGCCGAAAATGTGCAGAAAATGGTTCAGCTCAAGGACGCTTCGGAACTGATTGTGCTCGACACGCTGCTAAACCAGCAGGACCGCTTTGGTAACATCCATGAGGTGCCGACTTATTACTATCTCGACGCGCTGGATGGCAAAGTCAAGAGCGAACGCAAATTGACGGTCGACGAAGTGACGCAGCGCAAGGCTGTAAAAATCAAGCAAATGATGCTCAAGGACAACGATTGCGGTGTGGCCAAGACCAATGTTGCAAAATCGGCCGGCCTTGCCGACCGTATCACCCATATGGATCCAGAGACCTATTACCGGCTGCTGAGTTTCGACCGGATGATCGACCGGCCCGAAGTGGAAGTGTTTTTCCGGCGCGAAACCTTGTTCACCAGCGCCGACTTTGCCAGCCTGCGGGCCAACCTGAAACAATTGGCCAGCCAGCTGCACCAGCGTTGTACGACCGGACGGCTGAAACTCGATCTCGACCTTGATGCCCACTTCTCGGACAAACCGCTGCCCTCAAAAAGCTGCGAGGGCAGCGCCTAGATCGTATCGTCAGATTTCAGAGATTCCATTTCAGGAATTCCTTAAAGCAATGCAGGCCAAACCATAGATCAGGACGGCCAACAGAATCACTATGTCAAAACCCAGGTGAATAGCCAGCAAGGTGGCGAGGACCGCTCCCACCACCGAGGCGAAACCATTGATTGCCCATGCCCAGGGAATGGCGTCCTGCGCCATATGCGCCAGCCGCATCATGCCGGTCGGAAAAGGGACTCCCATGCATACCGCCAGCGGGGCGATCAATGCCACTGAAATCCCTATTTTTGCCGCATCCGGCAAATGGATGAGCACCTGGAATATGCTAGGCAAGGTGGTGAGATAGAGCACCGCCAGGACTCCTATTGCCGATACCGCCAGGGTGACATTGCGGCTGCCGGCTGCACTGCCCCGCCACCGTTCGGTGAGCCAGCTTCCGGCGGCGGCAAACACCAGGAATGCACACAATACGACCGCTACCGCATACAGGGGATGGGCCAGAAACAAGATAAATTTCTGGATGAATGCGATTTCCATGAACATGAAGGCCAGGCCAATGGCGAGAAAGTACAGCGCCATCCGCGCAGTAGGTAACGTATGGCGGCAACGCGATACCGCGAGCGGCGCTAGGATAAGAAGAATGCTTGCCACGAATGCCTGTGCCAGCGTTGCCACCAGCAGCGGATAACTCCAGTCAAGGAGCCCCATACCCCCCTGCCCGCGCAGGGCGAATAACTCCGCGGCGGCATTCCATTTGAACAAGCGAAAAAAATAAGGCCGATCATCCGTTGCCGGCTCGATATAGAATTTGTACCGGTCGAGGAATGCCTGCCGCTCCGTGCCCAGCAGCGCAACCGCCCCTTCGAAAAAGTAGGGTTTTGCCAGCAAATTGTAGCGATTCGCCTCGTCGATGCGCATCCCGGGGTAATAAGCCAGATCAAAAGAACGTGCGCGGCTGAATTCCTTGATCACCTCGATTTCCTTGGACGTGAAATCGCTGTGCTTCACCAGCAGCGTGACAGTCTTCCATCCTCGTATCATTACCAGCCGCGCGGCCGGATTGGGTATACCGGCCTGCTCCAGTGCGGTCACGGCTGTCGCAAACAGTTTCAGTGGGTCGCGCGGCGGCAGGTTGAGCCAGCGAGTGACGGCCAGCATGCCGCCGGGAGCCAGGCGATTCAGATAGGTCTGCAATGCCTCCACTGTATAGAGATAGCTTTCGCTCAGGCCGTAGAGGCCGGCGGAGGCGACGCCAAATGAATCCAGCAGCGCCACCTGAATCAGATCATAGCGGTCATCGCGGGTGTTGACGAAGCCGCGCGCCTCGCCTTCGTACACATATACTTCCGGGCGGGTGTAGAGTTTTCCGGCGAAATCACGAAAGCGGTGCTGAACCAGATCAATGACGTTGCGATCGAGCTCCACAGCGTCGATCTTGCTGGCGCCATGATAAAGCGCCTGCAATACATCGCTGCCCGCCCCTGCCCCCAGCACCAGCACGTGTGGCGGGCTATGCGGCTGTTTCAGCACATGATAAGGCAGCGCCGAGGTAAGCTGGTCCAGATAGGCCAGCGGCGCAAGCTTGCCGTCAAATCGCGTGATTACCGCCGGACCGTTGCCGTCCACGAACACCGCCAGTTGCGGCGGGGGTTCGTCCATGGCGTTGAGGCTCATTCCCGGCGCATGACGGAAGGGAATGCGGCTACTTTCCACCACCGTAATCTGCCCGAGGGGGCTGGATCGTTCCTCGATCACCCGCATCCCGGTAATATTCAAGGTCTGGCTCAAATCCTTGTAGGCAGAAGGATGCATTAGCAACCAGTTGCCGGGCAGCGCTACGACCACCAGTATGGCCACTCCAAGAAACACCTTCGCCATCCATTTCGGCCGCATCTCCAGCTCGATAACAGCGACGGCGGCAGCCACCAAGCTCAATGCCATGAGGACGATCAGTACCTGGTGTGGTGGCATGACATAGAGCAGCCCGATAACGCCCAGGCTACCCGCTCCCGCGCCCAGAATGTCAAATGCATAGATGCGCCCCGCGTTGCCGCCGAAGTGCCACAAGACCAGGCCAATGCACAGCCCCCCGAACAAAAAAGGCAGCATCATCAGCAGATAAATGGCGAGCAGCCTGGCTGGCTGGGTTCTATCCCACAGCAATTCGAGTGGATTGAAGGGAACCTGTTGCGCGAGCAGAAACGCCAAGGGCATCAAAAAGGCCATCCCCGTGGCGGCGATGAGATATGCAGCGCCGATGTGAGGTGCAATTTTTTCCTTCAGCAAGGCGAGCGCCGTACCGCTTGCCCCAAAGCCCAGCATTGCCGCGCTGATGATCATGTAGGCGAAGTGATGCCATAGCACAATGCTGAACAGGCGCGTCAGCAGCACCTCGTACGCCAGCAGGCAGCCGGAGAGCAGTCCAATGGCAAAAAATGGCGGCTTCAGTATTGGCATAGGCATGCCAGGGTTCCCTGAATTCGCCTAATGGCCGCCAGTGAGCGGAACGAACGCCACCGGCGCAATTTGACGGCTGGTGATCGAACCATCCATATGTTTCTCCACCAGCATTAAATACTGGGTCATGAATTGCGCACCGAGCGGAATCACCATGCGACCGCCCGGTTTGAGTTGTTTGATCAGAGGCGGCGGGACATGGCTTGAGGCAGCCGTCACCATGATGGCATCGAACGGTGCCGCTTCCGGCCAGCCATAGTAGCCGTCGCTCAGTCTTACCTTTACATTGCCGTAACCAAGAGATTTCAACCGCTCGGCCGCCTCTTTTTCCAGTGGTTCAATAATTTCGATGCTGTAAACCGATTCGGCTACTTCCGCCAGAACAGCGGCCTGATAACCTGAACCAGTGCCAATTTCAAGCACCCTGTCGCCAGCCTTGACCTTTATCAGACTGGTCATCAGTGCCACGATGACCGGCTGTGAAATCGTCTGGCCATGGCCGATGGGAAGCGGGCGGTTGAAATAGGCAAACGTAGTCAGCCAAGTGGGCACGAAGCGATGTCGGGGCACTTTTCCCATCGCCGCCAGGACGCCGGGGCTGAGCGTGAAACCATCGTTGGCGGCTATATCAGCCAATACTTCTTCCATCATTTTATGGCGTTTAGCATCGAACTCCTCGCCATGTGATGAAAAAGCGCAACAAAGATAAAGGAATGTGCCCAAGATGAAGTGCTTCATGTCTTCATTAAAGCAAATTCCTGGCGGGATGCCAGGAATCTCTGAATAATCCTATATTCCGGCCGCCCCGCATGTTCATCGAGACTTAGCCTGCGATTCTTTTCTTTTCGTGAGCTGACCCCGGGTTGGCAACCAAGCGGCGAAATCAGCAGATAATGAATGGATAGCCAAGCGCGGCGGTAGCCGCTTCAAGGAGATTCGGTCAGAGACTCCAGGGGATTACCACAGATCCCCCAGTACCCTGTTGATAACAAATAGCACGACGGCGAGGGCAATCAAGCCCAGTAACGGCCTATTCTCCTCAATCACATTGGTTGCCAGGTGGGATA
This window encodes:
- a CDS encoding protein-L-isoaspartate(D-aspartate) O-methyltransferase, producing MKHFILGTFLYLCCAFSSHGEEFDAKRHKMMEEVLADIAANDGFTLSPGVLAAMGKVPRHRFVPTWLTTFAYFNRPLPIGHGQTISQPVIVALMTSLIKVKAGDRVLEIGTGSGYQAAVLAEVAESVYSIEIIEPLEKEAAERLKSLGYGNVKVRLSDGYYGWPEAAPFDAIMVTAASSHVPPPLIKQLKPGGRMVIPLGAQFMTQYLMLVEKHMDGSITSRQIAPVAFVPLTGGH
- a CDS encoding Mll2627 protein yields the protein MPMPILKPPFFAIGLLSGCLLAYEVLLTRLFSIVLWHHFAYMIISAAMLGFGASGTALALLKEKIAPHIGAAYLIAATGMAFLMPLAFLLAQQVPFNPLELLWDRTQPARLLAIYLLMMLPFLFGGLCIGLVLWHFGGNAGRIYAFDILGAGAGSLGVIGLLYVMPPHQVLIVLMALSLVAAAVAVIELEMRPKWMAKVFLGVAILVVVALPGNWLLMHPSAYKDLSQTLNITGMRVIEERSSPLGQITVVESSRIPFRHAPGMSLNAMDEPPPQLAVFVDGNGPAVITRFDGKLAPLAYLDQLTSALPYHVLKQPHSPPHVLVLGAGAGSDVLQALYHGASKIDAVELDRNVIDLVQHRFRDFAGKLYTRPEVYVYEGEARGFVNTRDDRYDLIQVALLDSFGVASAGLYGLSESYLYTVEALQTYLNRLAPGGMLAVTRWLNLPPRDPLKLFATAVTALEQAGIPNPAARLVMIRGWKTVTLLVKHSDFTSKEIEVIKEFSRARSFDLAYYPGMRIDEANRYNLLAKPYFFEGAVALLGTERQAFLDRYKFYIEPATDDRPYFFRLFKWNAAAELFALRGQGGMGLLDWSYPLLVATLAQAFVASILLILAPLAVSRCRHTLPTARMALYFLAIGLAFMFMEIAFIQKFILFLAHPLYAVAVVLCAFLVFAAAGSWLTERWRGSAAGSRNVTLAVSAIGVLAVLYLTTLPSIFQVLIHLPDAAKIGISVALIAPLAVCMGVPFPTGMMRLAHMAQDAIPWAWAINGFASVVGAVLATLLAIHLGFDIVILLAVLIYGLACIALRNS